AAAACGGCGCACTGATTGAGCGCTTGATTCAGACGAGCCAGGAACGGTGGATCGACCTTCAAATACCTTCGGAAGACGTGAGAATCAAATTTGACCCTGCTGCGATCCAGACCGCAGATCAGATCATTTCGGTTTTTGCCGTGGCGGATGATGGCAACCTGTATGAGTTGCGGCGGAACATCGCGAACCTGTCAATTGATCCGGCGCCGGCCTGGGTGAATCGGGGAAAACCGCCGATCGGCCAGGTGATTGCAAACTCATCGCCGTGCGCTGTCACTTGCCATCTCGCGGGACGCGCTGTGCTCGTGAAGGTTTTTGTGGCGGGGAGTGACGGCCAGCTCCATGAATGGAACGGTTCAAGTTGGCAATCCCATGCCGTACTGCCGGCGCAACGCAAGATTGCATCACGACCCTTTGCCTTGCTGCATTGTCCCCAGGAAGCCAAAGACAGCCTGGAAACTCTCGGTAAGGTTTGGGTGAGGGACGATGCCGGGAATTTGCAGGAATTGGATATTCGCTCGGCGATGTGGCAAGACCTGGGTAAGCCATCTGCTGGGATCCGCGTTGATTCCATTCCACACGGTCTGGCACTCAATCTGGGAGAGGCAAATGAAGAAAAACAGATCTTCGTGCGCGGCAGCGATAACCGCCTCTGGAAAATCGGGAATGCCGGCAACTGGACTCTTGATCCTTACCCTGGCGAGGCACAACTGCGGCACTCGCCCTTTGTCTTGAACATTGACACGCCGAAATATGTTGCTGTCTATTCCAGCACCAACAAAAATGCCATCATTGAAAGAAGATACAGCCCGCAAAAGGCGCTTTCCGGAACAGCGCAAGTTGGAACCGACCGCTCGATCACGCTGGCGGATTCTGCCCCGACCGATTTCGACCTGCAGGGCGGCTTTCAACGAGACAAGGATTACATCAAACTGGAAACCGGCGAGCTGGCCGGCACACAGCGCAAGCTGCTCGACTTCAACCGCGAGCTGCTGCTGGTGCACATCGATGCGGATTGGGATGAGGCAACCACCAATCCCGCAGACAAACGCTTGCCGGACAGCAACACCGAGTACGCCATCGGCAGAGCGGGCGAACCTGCGGTGGCACAAGATGGCTCGTTGCCGTCACTCAGATTGGCGACTGAAGCTTCCAAACGCGCTGATGCTTACAACGATTTGGAGGTGACTGTTTATACGGCCAGCGAACAGCCCCTCCTGCGTAATCGCATCGTCTCATACCAGGGCGATGAGTTGAAAACTGCGAAAGTGGAAAAGGCCTGGCGCAATGCGGCCGGTGAGAATGTCCGGGATCAGATTAGCCGATATAAAATTGAATTGGAACACAGCGGCACTCCCGGAGAACTGACGCAGGCGTCGATCAAGCTGGGCGAGCAGGCCTCGGCGAACCCCCACGCCTACGACGACATGAAGATTGTCGTCAAGCATGATGGAAGTGATTTGCCACCCGTTGGCAATAAAGTTCTCGAGTACTTCGGGGGCGAAGAGAAAAGAGCCTGGGTAAGCAAAAGCTGGGACCCGGAGAGCTTGCCCCGGGCCGGCGATCAGTATGAGATCAAGAGTGAGGAAGCGAATGTCGAAAAGGCCACGTTTGCGAACATCGCCCTGGTGGACGGCTCCTCGGTCGAAGGAGCATATGATGGCCTGGATATAACCGTTACCTCTCCTGGAGGCGACGCATACGCCAGAACGATAGATTCATATGACGGTAGGACGGCGATTTTGGAGAACGAAGCCTGGCAAGAGGGTCTCCTGCCGGACTCGACTTTCACCTACCAATTCAAGGGCATTGAGCACAGCTCAAAACCTGACCAGAACGGAGAACGCAACCTGATCTATCTCGACTTTGATCATGACCAACTGGCCACGCACGACGGCGCCTACGACGGATTCCAGATCATCGTCACCGCACCGGCACCGGAAACGGCCGCGCGCGCAAGGCGTGCAGCCCGTACGGCTGAAAGGCAGCAAACGCGGCAGATTGAAGCCTATTACTATGATGCTGTTCAGCGAGTCGCGTGGGCAGTTGTGAGCGAGTCGTGGGAGCCAGGAAAAATACCCACGCCGGATTATGAGTACGAACTCGTTGCCGTTCCCCGGTCGGTTGCCGACGCCGCCATGTCCACCATCACCTTGAACCAAGATGCAGGCCATGCGCAGAATCCCTTGCAGGGCATGAGCATTACGGTCAAAAGGCTCGCGGACAATGAAGAATTGCCAACCAACCAGATCATTGCCTACGATCCTGCAACGCGAATGGCGATACTCAAATGGCCATGGAGTCCCGGCGAAGTTCCCGACGACAATTACAACTACGTCCTGCACGCCTCCGGCACGGTGCCAAATGTGGAGAGGCCGGCGAAGCTGGCTTCGATTACACTTGACCCCGCCAAGGCAAAAGAAAACCCCGGCGCATACGATGACGTGCCAATCACTCTGCGGATTGGCGACCCACCGGCGCGAAATGGCAATTCCGCGCAGATAAATCACATTGTCTCGTATGAAGGCGGCGCTGAGCGCAGGGCATTTGTGAGAGATAGCTGGCATCCTGACCTCTTACCTCTCACCTCGGAACATCTTTACAAATTGGAGGCGGAAGTCCAGAGTGTGCGAGGCGTCGCCTATGCGACCATCAAGCTTTCCGATACGGCCACTGGAGAAGATGATGCTTATGTTGGCTACGGTATCGTGGTCAGATTAGGGAGTGAAACCGACTGGTCTCAGCGCGCCAACATCATAGACTATGAGGGCGCATCACGGCTGGCAAGTGTTGACATCGCCTGGAAAAAAGAGGCAGTCCCGAAGCCGCCGGTTCCCGGGCCGCAGTTTTTCTATGCCCTCATAAACTACAAGAATCCGATCCACCGGGGCATTGCCCAAGTCGGCACGCGCAACACCATCACTCTCGACCGGGATGCTGCCAGTGCCCTGTACGACTTTGTCGGCAGAAACCTCAGAATCACGGCAGGCCCGGGTCAGCCCCGCACACATGTGATCGGCAGCTACCTCGGCAGCGATCGCGTCGCGATTCTGCGCGACGACTGGACCGAGCGGCCGACCACGAATTCCTCCTACGAAATCGAGCCGATTGACGCCTGGCAAATTCATGAAGACGCCAATGCGCTTCCCATCACGCCGCAACTGTCATGGGAATATTGGAACAGCCGTGGATGGGTGGCCTTTCTTGAGGATCTCCATCAGTTTCAAGACGGCACCAAAAATCTGCTCATCGACGGCAAGGTGATTTTCCTCCTGCCGCAGGATCTCGATCTGACCGAGGTCTCCGGCCAGGAGAGCTATTGGATTCGCGCCCGCATCATTGGCGGCGACTACGGTCGCGAGACCTACGTGTTTGAAGAGCGGGTGAAAGGCGCCAACAGTGAGCCGCAGGACATCATCAAAGAGACCAAGCTTCTGCCCGTGAAAAGCACAATCCGGCCGCCGCAAATCTTCGGTCTGACCATTTCCTACAAACTTGAAGAGATCCGTTTTCCCGACCGCTGCCTCACCTACAACAATCTCGACTACGTCGATCAAACCGACGCCTGCATCACCACCGACAAGCGCTTCCCGCCATTTGTGCCATTGGAAGGGCAAACCGCGGAAGAAGACGAGTGCGGCACGGTGCTCAAGACTGCCGCCGGTGCGCGCGCGCAGGTGATCCCGCCAACGCAACTGGGCAAAGCCATCTATCTGGGCTTCATGAATCCCCTGCGCAGCGGGCCACTCAAGATTTTCTTCGCGGCGAAGGAACTGCCCTACAGCGATGCCAGCAAGCCCAAGATGGAATGGAGCTATCGCGCCGAGAACGAGTGGCAGCGGCTGAGTTTTGGCGACGCCAGCGAAGGCCTGATCAAGCAGGAGATTCTGCAATTCATCGCACCGCGGGATTTCACCGCCGCCACGCGTTTTGGCGCATTTCGTTATTGGCTGCGTGGCATGCTGCTGCAGGGTGAGTATGCAGAGACGCCGGTGTTGGGCGGTATTTACCCCAACACCACCTGGGCCTTTCAAGCCGAAACCCGGCGTGATGAGATTCTCGGCTCCAGCAATGGCGAGGCGGGACAGACATTCCGGTTCTTCCGGTTCCCGGTGCGCGCCGGCCAGATTGTGCGCGTGCGCGAGGTGCTCACCGAAGAGGAGAAGGAAGAATTGATCAAGCTGTTTGGCGAGCAGGCCCTGCATGAAGTCAAAGATGAACTGGGCAAAGTGCTCGAAACCTGGGTACTGTGGACGGAAGTGGATAACTTCTTCGACTCCA
This genomic window from Cytophagia bacterium CHB2 contains:
- a CDS encoding putative baseplate assembly protein, which encodes QEPLPANATRRLPVLDNIAFRVESAGDALPPDQAFHNDTPLDVNLPFYPLGLEPRLFDKFQLASKEVFSKKGAEVEIDIRADSLAILAAPAAVLAGDTRRIFARGTGGRLLEFRIQGDQRTATLHDHGVPPDTVVALPERTIGTEAAPSIVTVGNDVFVFLKAENGALIERLIQTSQERWIDLQIPSEDVRIKFDPAAIQTADQIISVFAVADDGNLYELRRNIANLSIDPAPAWVNRGKPPIGQVIANSSPCAVTCHLAGRAVLVKVFVAGSDGQLHEWNGSSWQSHAVLPAQRKIASRPFALLHCPQEAKDSLETLGKVWVRDDAGNLQELDIRSAMWQDLGKPSAGIRVDSIPHGLALNLGEANEEKQIFVRGSDNRLWKIGNAGNWTLDPYPGEAQLRHSPFVLNIDTPKYVAVYSSTNKNAIIERRYSPQKALSGTAQVGTDRSITLADSAPTDFDLQGGFQRDKDYIKLETGELAGTQRKLLDFNRELLLVHIDADWDEATTNPADKRLPDSNTEYAIGRAGEPAVAQDGSLPSLRLATEASKRADAYNDLEVTVYTASEQPLLRNRIVSYQGDELKTAKVEKAWRNAAGENVRDQISRYKIELEHSGTPGELTQASIKLGEQASANPHAYDDMKIVVKHDGSDLPPVGNKVLEYFGGEEKRAWVSKSWDPESLPRAGDQYEIKSEEANVEKATFANIALVDGSSVEGAYDGLDITVTSPGGDAYARTIDSYDGRTAILENEAWQEGLLPDSTFTYQFKGIEHSSKPDQNGERNLIYLDFDHDQLATHDGAYDGFQIIVTAPAPETAARARRAARTAERQQTRQIEAYYYDAVQRVAWAVVSESWEPGKIPTPDYEYELVAVPRSVADAAMSTITLNQDAGHAQNPLQGMSITVKRLADNEELPTNQIIAYDPATRMAILKWPWSPGEVPDDNYNYVLHASGTVPNVERPAKLASITLDPAKAKENPGAYDDVPITLRIGDPPARNGNSAQINHIVSYEGGAERRAFVRDSWHPDLLPLTSEHLYKLEAEVQSVRGVAYATIKLSDTATGEDDAYVGYGIVVRLGSETDWSQRANIIDYEGASRLASVDIAWKKEAVPKPPVPGPQFFYALINYKNPIHRGIAQVGTRNTITLDRDAASALYDFVGRNLRITAGPGQPRTHVIGSYLGSDRVAILRDDWTERPTTNSSYEIEPIDAWQIHEDANALPITPQLSWEYWNSRGWVAFLEDLHQFQDGTKNLLIDGKVIFLLPQDLDLTEVSGQESYWIRARIIGGDYGRETYVFEERVKGANSEPQDIIKETKLLPVKSTIRPPQIFGLTISYKLEEIRFPDRCLTYNNLDYVDQTDACITTDKRFPPFVPLEGQTAEEDECGTVLKTAAGARAQVIPPTQLGKAIYLGFMNPLRSGPLKIFFAAKELPYSDASKPKMEWSYRAENEWQRLSFGDASEGLIKQEILQFIAPRDFTAATRFGAFRYWLRGMLLQGEYAETPVLGGIYPNTTWAFQAETRRDEILGSSNGEAGQTFRFFRFPVRAGQIVRVREVLTEEEKEELIKLFGEQALHEVKDELGKVLETWVLWTEVDNFFDSKGTDRRYTLDRATGELRFGDGRNGQIPPAGLNNLRVFSYQAGGGAVGNVEAGAIQSLTTAIANVEAVINPVQAGGGSDTASLDDMLVIGPAMINHRQRAVAPQDFEWLAKQASRQVAKARCVRNLDSQSRRATGWVTLYLVPHSRDSEPQPSLEMRRMVQRYVAEHCANTVAAPQHIFVAGPVYAEIDVLADLVVNTIDAAARVEQEARAKLADFLHPLTGGPTVAGWEFGQGLSASDVYVLLEQIEGLDHVQNLSFSRAGVAYTDLVEIGANELVAGGTLRINVTAKTGA